In Macadamia integrifolia cultivar HAES 741 chromosome 12, SCU_Mint_v3, whole genome shotgun sequence, the following are encoded in one genomic region:
- the LOC122057676 gene encoding uncharacterized protein LOC122057676, with the protein MKLPEDCKCLTREEMENHYFQRLETHEGKNGRLYYRINDLPGRDLYQTITQRRVGTIAVTILQRLAVPEEAKKSICHRSKDPEDEKPPKIDVYIITHERENGEAVDDASRKKLDLVREKISQIMREVFGEEGHGRVCCLGLGISPKQVGLTKPTFSRKTK; encoded by the exons ATGAAGTTACCGGAAGATTGTAAATGTTTGACAAGAGAGGAGATGGAAAATCACTATTTTCAAAGGCTTGAGACacatgaaggaaaaaatggaagGCTATACTATCGGATCAATGATTTACCAG GGAGAGATTTATATCAAACCATTACTCAGAG GAGAGTGGGAACAATAGCAGTGACAATACTACAGAGACTGGCAGTTCcagaagaagcaaagaaaagtaTTTGTCATAGGAGTAAGGACCCTGAAGATGAGAAGCCTCCGAAGATTGATGTCTATATAATCACCCAcgagagagaaaatggagaagctGTTGATGATGCATCGCGCAAAAAGCTG GATCTCGTCAGGGAGAAAATTTCTCAAATCATGAGAGAAGTATTTGGTGAGGAGGGTCATGGCCGAGTTTGCTGTTTAGGACTAGGCATAAGCCCAAAGCAAGTTGGGCTTACAAAGCCAACGTTTTCGCGAAAGACAAAATGA